The following proteins come from a genomic window of Lentimicrobiaceae bacterium:
- a CDS encoding tetratricopeptide repeat protein codes for MEILKKSAAIFVLLLVFGITASAQVSPSKVFENSYAKEAVGDYQGAINELVGLNGFDYHKSLRLGWLYYLGKKYDSSIRYYQQAVKLRPKAVEALLGLCNPLEAQNNIEQLEATYKKILAIDPMNSKVNYALGNIYYYRKNFIQAEKHYDLVLGLYPFDYYSNLMAGWTKYFLGKKNEAKILFNTVLIISPTDKSAKDGLSLIK; via the coding sequence ATGGAAATTTTAAAGAAAAGCGCAGCAATATTCGTGTTGCTTTTAGTGTTTGGAATTACGGCTTCTGCACAGGTCAGTCCTTCCAAAGTTTTTGAAAATAGTTATGCCAAAGAAGCAGTCGGCGATTATCAAGGAGCTATAAATGAGTTAGTCGGCTTAAACGGCTTCGATTATCACAAATCTCTCCGATTAGGTTGGCTATACTATTTAGGAAAAAAATACGATTCCAGCATTCGTTATTATCAGCAAGCTGTGAAGCTACGCCCTAAAGCGGTTGAAGCTCTGCTCGGATTGTGCAATCCGCTTGAAGCTCAGAATAATATAGAACAATTAGAGGCAACTTACAAAAAAATCCTTGCAATTGACCCTATGAATTCAAAGGTAAATTATGCTCTCGGCAATATTTACTATTATCGAAAAAATTTCATTCAGGCAGAAAAACACTACGATTTGGTGCTTGGTTTGTATCCATTCGACTATTATTCCAATCTGATGGCAGGCTGGACGAAGTATTTTTTAGGCAAGAAAAATGAGGCTAAAATCCTGTTTAATACTGTTCTTATCATTTCGCCAACAGATAAATCGGCAAAAGATGGTTTATCTTTGATAAAATAG